The proteins below are encoded in one region of Bremerella sp. P1:
- a CDS encoding DUF1559 domain-containing protein codes for MRRLKDSGFTLVELLVVIAIIGVLIALLLPAVQQAREAARRMQCTNNEKQLGLALHNFHDTFGEFPACYGFNDHANSGSWKKAWGWGARLLAFLEQQNLHDTLGISTREFEQAMSGGDSSSWPVDQVAAMRTPIEGFICPSDPAPDVINTTADFLHSNGPDDKKPAISNYVSVMGYYYANWYGGNSVPDVHGFGNPQRGIRMADIIDGTSNTFAVGERDYPHQAGYWVGVGSTNSEEAWSAPKVVGRTVGLKLNHPINSGRYYLAFASQHPGGANFLYADGSVHFIPETIDSREGYELNGSAAYWGTSYDQLDKSSVGIYQKLGMRDDGQTLGQQ; via the coding sequence ATGAGACGACTGAAGGATTCAGGTTTTACCCTCGTCGAACTGTTAGTTGTGATCGCGATCATTGGTGTGCTGATCGCATTGCTACTGCCTGCCGTACAGCAAGCACGCGAAGCGGCTCGCCGAATGCAGTGCACCAATAATGAAAAACAGCTTGGCCTAGCATTACATAACTTCCACGACACCTTCGGCGAGTTTCCTGCTTGCTACGGGTTCAACGATCATGCCAACTCCGGTAGCTGGAAGAAGGCGTGGGGCTGGGGTGCTCGGCTTCTTGCTTTCTTGGAACAACAGAATTTGCACGATACCTTGGGTATCTCGACCCGAGAGTTTGAACAAGCCATGTCTGGTGGAGATTCTTCCAGTTGGCCAGTGGACCAGGTAGCAGCAATGCGAACTCCGATCGAAGGCTTTATTTGCCCTAGCGATCCCGCGCCCGACGTCATCAATACTACGGCCGACTTCCTACACTCAAACGGCCCTGACGATAAAAAGCCAGCTATCAGCAATTACGTCAGTGTCATGGGGTACTACTACGCAAACTGGTACGGTGGAAACAGTGTGCCAGATGTCCATGGTTTTGGAAATCCACAGCGAGGCATTCGCATGGCCGACATCATCGACGGTACCAGTAATACATTTGCGGTTGGCGAACGCGACTATCCTCACCAAGCTGGCTACTGGGTGGGTGTTGGATCAACCAATAGTGAAGAAGCCTGGTCAGCTCCGAAAGTTGTGGGCCGAACGGTCGGATTGAAGTTGAATCACCCGATTAATTCTGGGCGATATTACTTGGCATTCGCAAGTCAGCATCCTGGTGGTGCCAACTTCCTGTATGCCGACGGAAGCGTCCACTTCATTCCAGAAACAATCGATTCTCGTGAAGGCTACGAGCTGAATGGAAGTGCGGCCTATTGGGGAACGTCTTACGATCAGCTCGACAAGTCGAGCGTCGGTATCTATCAAAAACTGGGCATGCGTGACGACGGCCAAACCCTGGGGCAGCAATAG
- a CDS encoding AraC family transcriptional regulator, with translation MISFNANARKLFDVLPGVSFFIKDQNGRLIYCNSEHRHGLFRYGDPSEIYGRGNYDFFPPTLASTFSADDRDVLNTGRAIWERVELNITKTGVLAWFCTSKIAAKDHNGNVIGIIGVCRKLDKADKRLEDFDLLLPAIEYIEKHQTEPIQVSSLAKCCGMALTTFRREFKLLFRITPVKFLTRLRLHHACTMLNSRTRSVGEIALCCGFNDQNYFTRQFRQVFGMTPTEFREHHGRH, from the coding sequence ATGATCTCTTTCAATGCTAACGCTCGTAAACTATTTGATGTCTTGCCTGGGGTCAGCTTCTTTATTAAAGATCAAAATGGTCGGCTAATTTACTGCAATTCCGAGCATCGCCATGGACTATTTCGCTATGGTGATCCGTCAGAGATTTATGGGAGAGGAAACTATGATTTCTTTCCTCCAACACTCGCGTCGACATTCTCTGCAGATGATCGGGATGTGCTCAACACAGGCAGAGCAATCTGGGAACGTGTCGAGCTCAATATCACCAAAACTGGAGTACTTGCTTGGTTTTGCACGTCCAAAATTGCGGCGAAAGATCACAACGGCAATGTGATTGGGATCATCGGTGTCTGTCGAAAACTCGACAAAGCCGATAAGAGATTAGAAGACTTCGATCTTCTGCTGCCTGCTATTGAATATATCGAGAAGCATCAGACAGAGCCAATTCAGGTCAGTTCTCTTGCCAAATGCTGTGGAATGGCATTGACGACGTTTCGCCGCGAATTCAAATTGCTCTTCCGAATAACACCTGTCAAATTCCTGACACGCCTTCGCCTGCACCATGCATGTACAATGCTGAACTCTCGAACTCGTTCGGTTGGGGAGATAGCTCTGTGCTGTGGGTTCAACGACCAAAACTACTTCACTCGCCAGTTCCGTCAAGTGTTTGGTATGACACCGACGGAATTTCGTGAACATCATGGACGGCATTGA
- a CDS encoding alpha-galactosidase, with product MMLLLVRLGIFICCVQYFTLGIERVAYSEDTIENEFATLKRSEDTLIFKPKNDDRLCSAAIKLPGRLHDAEVNITTNEAWGSGKHWKIRHGNQLSVVTLFDECPFVFVETNISNADETVTTIDQLHTLRIHLDLNENVEVLNTLGTHGLRSAAKEAHSYAYCAVVEPESRNGFITGWLTQDHGVGLLHAQDVSTGVELNATLDFGHISVGPGKTRKADTLVLGYFEDARKGLEDYASAIARNYDIQLPPQPNVYCTWYHKTIHGSGSSTHEMLAQNARYAKDQLKPFGLGVMQIDDQWQTDHSVEIPHGAPKGVRHGPFKLFKLARSDHFPKGMEAIASELSEQGFTPGIWFTPFSGTYGNPNFTEELFVRSKETGKPIAGDTWSGSCIDITHPSGEEFLRQRFRRLHNWGYRYFKLDGLHSGTPSRNIYQTREFKGETFVPDAQLHNPELTFIEAYRRGLSIVREEAPDTFLLGCCAVQNMVCFAPAFGKLDAMRVGPDNGGAANGSWGSVLKAPKFAGNYWFLHRRVWYNDPDPFYVRESAPLSHVQCMASFLAVSGMMNTTSMQYAELPAERLDVIKRTLPSHELFVRPVDVLERDTPAWWVVRNDELTIVGAFNWNQRDKVVLEETLENIGLDSSGNYEVYDYWANKYLGTVRRKVKSELLPTHCQVLALRKSKEYPQVISTSRHITQGLMDLQRQSWNADTFELTGESIVVGGDPYELRIVCPEGLDLYAAEAGNGEATVVNASQDDRLVRVTISSPSTSELKWTVKFTK from the coding sequence ATGATGCTGTTACTTGTACGATTAGGTATATTCATCTGCTGCGTGCAATACTTTACGCTGGGCATTGAACGAGTTGCTTACTCCGAAGACACCATTGAGAATGAGTTTGCCACCTTGAAGAGAAGCGAAGACACTCTCATATTCAAACCCAAGAACGATGACCGTTTGTGTTCTGCTGCTATCAAGCTACCTGGTCGCCTGCATGACGCAGAAGTCAATATTACAACTAACGAGGCCTGGGGAAGCGGCAAGCACTGGAAGATACGTCATGGAAACCAACTATCAGTTGTGACTCTGTTCGATGAGTGCCCTTTCGTCTTTGTGGAAACCAATATTTCCAATGCAGACGAGACTGTCACCACCATTGACCAGTTACACACTCTCCGAATTCACCTTGATTTGAATGAGAATGTCGAGGTACTCAATACGCTGGGAACACACGGACTGAGAAGTGCTGCTAAAGAAGCGCACAGCTATGCCTACTGCGCCGTCGTTGAACCCGAAAGTCGCAATGGCTTTATCACTGGATGGCTTACTCAAGACCACGGTGTAGGACTTCTTCATGCCCAAGATGTATCGACAGGAGTTGAGCTAAATGCAACTCTGGATTTTGGGCATATCTCCGTTGGCCCTGGCAAGACTCGCAAAGCTGACACACTTGTCTTGGGATATTTTGAAGACGCCCGTAAAGGCTTGGAAGATTACGCCTCGGCAATAGCACGCAACTATGATATTCAGCTTCCGCCGCAGCCCAATGTTTATTGCACCTGGTACCACAAGACCATCCATGGCAGTGGTAGCTCCACACACGAGATGCTTGCTCAAAATGCTCGTTATGCCAAAGATCAGCTTAAGCCATTCGGACTTGGGGTAATGCAGATCGATGACCAATGGCAGACCGATCACTCAGTTGAGATTCCACACGGAGCACCCAAAGGAGTTCGCCACGGCCCATTTAAGCTCTTCAAGTTGGCACGTTCTGACCACTTTCCAAAAGGGATGGAAGCCATTGCGAGCGAATTGTCAGAACAAGGATTTACGCCAGGGATTTGGTTTACGCCCTTCTCCGGGACCTACGGAAATCCAAACTTTACTGAAGAACTCTTCGTCCGTAGCAAGGAAACCGGCAAGCCTATCGCCGGTGACACGTGGTCGGGCTCATGTATCGACATCACCCATCCTTCGGGTGAGGAGTTTCTCCGACAAAGGTTTCGCCGACTTCACAACTGGGGATATCGCTACTTTAAACTAGATGGTTTACATAGCGGCACACCAAGTCGCAATATTTACCAAACCCGCGAATTCAAAGGAGAGACATTTGTACCAGACGCCCAACTGCACAACCCAGAACTGACCTTTATCGAGGCATATCGCCGTGGGCTAAGTATCGTAAGAGAAGAGGCACCCGATACATTTTTGCTAGGATGTTGTGCCGTACAGAACATGGTGTGCTTCGCTCCAGCATTTGGGAAACTTGATGCGATGAGAGTCGGCCCAGACAACGGCGGAGCGGCAAACGGAAGCTGGGGTTCCGTTCTTAAAGCTCCCAAATTTGCTGGCAACTATTGGTTTCTTCATCGTCGCGTTTGGTACAATGACCCGGACCCATTCTACGTGCGCGAGTCTGCACCATTGTCTCACGTTCAATGCATGGCATCGTTTCTCGCTGTAAGTGGCATGATGAATACGACGAGCATGCAGTATGCCGAACTGCCTGCAGAGCGTTTGGACGTGATAAAGCGAACCCTCCCTTCACACGAGCTGTTTGTCCGTCCGGTCGACGTACTTGAACGCGATACACCTGCCTGGTGGGTTGTCCGAAACGATGAACTCACTATCGTTGGAGCCTTCAATTGGAACCAAAGAGACAAAGTCGTTCTCGAGGAAACGCTCGAGAACATAGGCCTTGATTCTTCGGGCAACTACGAAGTCTACGACTATTGGGCCAACAAGTATTTGGGAACCGTGAGACGCAAGGTTAAGTCAGAACTTCTACCGACTCACTGCCAAGTATTGGCGTTACGCAAGTCGAAGGAATATCCGCAAGTCATCTCGACTTCTCGCCACATTACTCAGGGATTAATGGATCTACAAAGGCAGTCCTGGAATGCCGACACTTTTGAGTTGACAGGGGAGAGTATTGTTGTGGGAGGGGACCCGTACGAGCTACGTATTGTCTGCCCTGAGGGTCTCGACCTATACGCGGCTGAAGCAGGCAACGGTGAAGCAACGGTGGTCAATGCCTCCCAGGATGATCGGCTAGTTCGAGTTACAATTTCGTCTCCATCAACTAGCGAATTGAAATGGACCGTTAAATTCACGAAATAG
- a CDS encoding AAA family ATPase: MSLTEQLSEHIEACFAGIWVQSHEPDEVLMEMGQLCRQQDWKLSTWNINQGISAAEGNTSISATDPLSAIQAIPSLAVPGGTSIVVLSNFHFFVRGAEVVQALSDQMSLGKRNRTFVVILSPVCEIPVELEKMFVQIEHSLPQRDQLAEIAREVATEEGELPEGEAFEEILDAAAGLTRYQAEAAFSLSIVQEGRLTPEILWTQKAQELKKSAGLTLYRGKEDFSSLEGLDALKRFTKRILEQADRGDPLRQPRGVLLLSPPGAGKSQFCRCLGRETNRPTLVLDVGSLFGSLVGETERRIRQALQVIDSTGPCIVMLDEIEKNLAGAGGSGQSDSGVAARAFGTFLTWMNDRSSNSFVVCTSNSIERLPPEFARSERFDAVFFVDLPSREEKDRIWQLYKELFQIDGEQTLPDDQDWTGAEIKSACRLACLLRVSLAEAAQYVVPVAKTSAESIRKLREFASGRCLSASKDGIYRFETSAQRRGPANPQLN; the protein is encoded by the coding sequence ATGTCGCTTACGGAACAATTGTCGGAGCACATCGAGGCGTGTTTCGCAGGTATCTGGGTTCAAAGTCACGAACCAGATGAGGTCCTGATGGAAATGGGCCAGCTTTGTCGACAGCAAGATTGGAAGTTGTCGACATGGAATATCAACCAAGGGATTAGTGCGGCAGAGGGAAATACCAGTATTTCTGCTACGGATCCACTTAGTGCGATTCAGGCGATCCCATCACTGGCCGTACCGGGAGGGACGTCCATCGTTGTCTTGTCGAACTTTCATTTCTTCGTTCGTGGAGCGGAAGTTGTTCAGGCTCTTTCAGATCAAATGTCACTCGGGAAGCGAAATCGTACGTTCGTCGTGATCCTTTCCCCGGTTTGTGAGATTCCAGTCGAGCTGGAGAAGATGTTCGTCCAGATCGAGCACTCGCTGCCTCAACGTGATCAACTGGCTGAAATTGCTCGCGAGGTTGCTACCGAGGAAGGAGAACTGCCCGAGGGGGAAGCATTCGAAGAAATCTTGGATGCCGCGGCCGGTCTGACGCGGTATCAAGCTGAAGCCGCCTTTAGCCTGTCAATTGTGCAGGAAGGAAGGCTAACACCTGAGATTCTCTGGACGCAAAAAGCTCAGGAACTAAAGAAGTCGGCGGGCCTTACGCTGTATCGAGGTAAGGAAGACTTCAGTTCGCTTGAAGGTCTCGACGCACTGAAACGTTTTACCAAGAGAATCTTGGAGCAGGCGGATCGAGGGGACCCACTACGCCAGCCACGGGGAGTCTTGCTCTTATCGCCGCCTGGAGCGGGAAAGAGCCAGTTTTGCCGATGCCTCGGTCGGGAAACGAATCGCCCAACATTAGTCTTAGATGTAGGTAGTTTATTCGGCAGTCTCGTTGGGGAAACCGAACGAAGAATTCGTCAGGCTTTGCAGGTGATCGATAGCACAGGGCCATGCATTGTTATGCTTGATGAAATTGAAAAAAATCTTGCCGGAGCAGGGGGGAGTGGCCAGAGCGACTCGGGCGTAGCGGCAAGGGCTTTCGGGACATTTCTGACCTGGATGAATGATCGCTCATCCAACAGTTTCGTGGTTTGCACAAGCAATTCGATCGAACGGTTGCCACCGGAGTTTGCAAGATCAGAACGGTTCGATGCAGTGTTCTTTGTCGATTTACCGAGTCGAGAGGAGAAAGATCGTATTTGGCAACTTTACAAGGAGTTGTTTCAAATCGATGGTGAACAAACCTTGCCAGATGACCAAGATTGGACCGGTGCCGAAATCAAATCGGCTTGTCGTCTGGCCTGCCTATTGCGAGTATCGCTCGCGGAAGCTGCTCAATACGTCGTCCCCGTGGCAAAAACGTCAGCTGAGTCAATTCGGAAATTGAGAGAGTTTGCCAGCGGTCGCTGTCTGAGTGCCAGCAAGGACGGTATTTACCGCTTTGAGACATCCGCTCAGCGAAGGGGGCCAGCAAACCCACAACTGAATTAG
- a CDS encoding DUF2997 domain-containing protein, producing the protein MRTIEITFSSEGDSKIETLGFVGRTCREASAFLEEAIGERTETLVKPEFYSQATTSRQQQQSN; encoded by the coding sequence GTGAGAACAATAGAAATCACATTCTCTTCTGAAGGTGATTCCAAGATCGAAACACTTGGATTCGTGGGACGCACATGTCGAGAAGCAAGCGCTTTTCTGGAAGAAGCCATCGGAGAGCGTACCGAAACTCTCGTCAAGCCAGAGTTTTACTCTCAAGCGACAACGTCTCGCCAACAGCAACAATCGAACTGA
- a CDS encoding DUF1257 domain-containing protein has translation MSHVVQVKTRVKDVAALGLATQRLQLPEPTYGTAKFFDGSATGWRVSLPGWRYDAVFDVESGKVDFDDYGGRWGERAELNRLIQAYGVEKAKLEARKKGYSTSERQLQDGSIRLSIQVGGTA, from the coding sequence ATGTCACATGTTGTCCAGGTTAAAACCCGAGTCAAAGACGTTGCCGCATTGGGACTTGCCACCCAGCGTCTGCAATTGCCAGAACCAACCTATGGCACTGCTAAGTTCTTTGATGGTTCTGCTACAGGATGGCGAGTATCACTTCCCGGCTGGCGTTACGACGCCGTTTTCGATGTCGAAAGCGGAAAAGTTGATTTTGACGACTACGGAGGCCGCTGGGGTGAGCGAGCGGAACTGAACCGGTTGATCCAGGCGTATGGCGTCGAAAAAGCGAAGCTGGAAGCTCGAAAAAAAGGCTACTCAACTTCGGAACGCCAGTTACAAGATGGAAGCATCCGACTGTCCATTCAGGTAGGAGGTACAGCGTGA
- a CDS encoding recombinase family protein, which produces MLTSNAGLPPKNGVVYQVLIVARISTEHQDPRSLSDQETLCRQWADSNVSGQTNVRVIESQGSGELLDRQELRDLETAIESNKYDFLIVEDVGRICRRHRVHDFLEMAIDNDTRVIAINDHIDTLVDDWKLKISFASMHHEISNADTGKRIRRTLRSRHMQGLVVQCLPYGYIKPHPGASDQEVTKDPAAEPIIEEIFSRLENGVSYSEVVDWLNAEKIPTGKYVSSNRWTVSTLRNLVYNPLLKGVRVRNRVKSKRINKTGRRKSIKAAPDELLERYCPHLAFVETHRYDALIRFLDKKNAAYRRKKVDGRDPRAMVPKKRTRFPGQQVFCAVCGHPMRWGGHGQVDRLVCKGAKEYKCWQGATFDGNLASEKILAAVFQAIEALPGFTENLQSQVIEESRAFTDARDSEKKQIQKRIDKLNREMGNLIKFVKSGNHSEALMKEIAETEKQLDEASFEMQELDAHRSLVPKLPSSDKVRELAMDAITKGLDCPYRLSRVMRTLVPRIEAHPVRLCDGGAIVVRATFELNLCPLFPGLNEFSLAREVMTQTLEVDLFEPVQRELCREQVVELRSKGMYQRDIAAQLDITQPVVQNALTLQDTMDTLGLKDPYVPVTEAPTDLGRMRRHLHPRFKFQPYDTGS; this is translated from the coding sequence ATGTTGACTTCGAATGCTGGACTGCCACCAAAGAATGGGGTGGTCTATCAGGTTCTCATCGTGGCACGTATCAGTACGGAGCACCAAGATCCACGTAGCCTGAGCGATCAGGAAACGCTTTGCCGTCAGTGGGCCGACAGCAATGTTAGCGGACAAACCAATGTCCGCGTCATTGAAAGTCAGGGAAGTGGAGAACTACTTGATCGTCAGGAATTGCGAGACCTCGAGACCGCGATTGAATCGAACAAGTATGATTTTCTGATTGTGGAAGACGTTGGGCGAATTTGTCGGCGTCATCGCGTCCATGACTTTTTGGAAATGGCCATCGACAACGATACGCGAGTTATCGCGATCAACGACCATATTGATACGCTCGTTGACGACTGGAAACTGAAGATCAGCTTTGCCTCCATGCATCACGAAATTTCGAATGCAGATACCGGCAAGCGAATTCGGCGAACTCTTCGGAGCCGGCACATGCAGGGCTTGGTCGTCCAGTGTTTGCCGTATGGATATATCAAACCGCATCCTGGGGCCTCTGATCAAGAAGTCACTAAAGATCCTGCGGCCGAGCCAATTATCGAGGAGATTTTCTCTCGGCTCGAGAACGGAGTGAGCTATTCTGAAGTCGTTGATTGGTTGAATGCTGAGAAGATTCCAACCGGGAAGTATGTCAGCTCGAATCGCTGGACTGTTTCAACGCTTAGAAACCTGGTTTATAACCCGCTGTTGAAGGGCGTTCGTGTTCGAAATCGCGTGAAGTCAAAACGTATCAACAAGACTGGACGACGCAAATCGATCAAGGCAGCTCCGGATGAGCTGCTTGAGCGTTATTGCCCTCATTTGGCATTCGTCGAAACTCATCGATACGACGCTCTGATTCGGTTCCTTGATAAAAAGAACGCGGCTTATCGGCGAAAGAAGGTGGACGGCCGCGACCCAAGGGCGATGGTTCCCAAAAAGCGAACTCGCTTTCCTGGTCAACAAGTGTTTTGTGCCGTTTGTGGGCACCCGATGCGATGGGGCGGTCATGGTCAAGTTGATCGCTTGGTCTGTAAAGGCGCTAAGGAATATAAATGTTGGCAAGGTGCAACCTTCGACGGAAATTTGGCTTCCGAGAAGATCCTTGCCGCCGTGTTTCAAGCCATCGAAGCGCTACCGGGCTTCACCGAAAACCTTCAAAGCCAGGTCATTGAAGAGTCACGGGCGTTTACCGACGCACGAGACTCTGAGAAAAAGCAGATCCAAAAGCGGATCGACAAGCTTAACCGTGAGATGGGCAACCTGATTAAGTTCGTGAAGAGTGGCAACCACTCAGAGGCCTTAATGAAAGAGATCGCGGAAACCGAGAAGCAACTGGATGAGGCGAGTTTTGAGATGCAAGAACTTGACGCACATCGCAGCTTGGTGCCCAAGCTCCCATCTTCCGATAAGGTGCGTGAACTCGCTATGGATGCCATCACAAAAGGTCTCGATTGTCCTTACCGATTGAGTCGTGTGATGCGAACGCTAGTTCCGCGTATTGAGGCTCATCCGGTGCGACTCTGCGATGGTGGAGCGATCGTTGTTCGAGCAACGTTTGAGCTTAATCTTTGTCCATTGTTTCCTGGGTTGAATGAGTTTTCGTTGGCTCGAGAGGTCATGACTCAAACGCTGGAGGTGGATCTCTTTGAGCCAGTCCAGCGTGAGTTGTGCCGTGAACAGGTTGTCGAACTTCGTAGTAAGGGCATGTATCAAAGGGATATCGCCGCCCAACTGGATATCACGCAGCCTGTGGTCCAAAATGCTTTGACACTGCAGGATACGATGGACACCTTGGGCCTGAAGGATCCATACGTTCCTGTGACGGAAGCACCAACTGATTTGGGGCGTATGCGACGGCACTTGCATCCTCGCTTCAAATTTCAACCCTATGATACTGGCAGCTAG
- a CDS encoding ABC transporter ATP-binding protein encodes MANLEILDVSHSYGPKKVLNHVNLRVGAGQVVALVGPSGCGKSTLLRAILGTHPSTEGRVEVGGELVDRPTRDVGIVYQHYSLYEFLTARQNVAFGLMLDQTSTPYRWFNYLNWRKLRQQHLQQADEFLEKVNLLPARDQYPSQMSGGMRQRVAIAQALIMQPSVLLLDEPFGALDEATREELQLMLLQLYEENVRARQENRVPPYTVIIVTHELNEALFVSDRVVGLSQYHADGENGATIVYDRPAPIFTPDQPKDIGAFVEQKEELIQAVFSPSYQRDHQKYITFWKDHDKDAVAASS; translated from the coding sequence ATGGCTAATCTGGAAATCCTCGACGTCTCGCACTCGTATGGTCCCAAGAAGGTCCTCAACCACGTCAACCTTCGCGTCGGTGCAGGGCAGGTTGTCGCGTTGGTTGGGCCCAGTGGCTGCGGCAAATCAACACTTCTGCGAGCAATCCTCGGAACGCATCCGTCAACCGAAGGCCGTGTGGAAGTTGGTGGCGAGCTGGTCGACCGACCAACACGCGACGTGGGAATCGTCTACCAGCACTACAGTTTGTACGAATTCTTAACGGCTCGCCAGAATGTAGCGTTTGGTCTCATGCTGGATCAAACTTCGACCCCTTATCGCTGGTTTAACTATCTCAATTGGCGAAAGCTACGCCAACAACATTTGCAGCAAGCGGATGAATTCCTGGAGAAGGTCAACTTGCTGCCGGCAAGGGACCAATACCCATCCCAGATGTCTGGCGGGATGCGGCAACGTGTGGCCATCGCCCAGGCCTTGATCATGCAACCGAGCGTACTCTTGCTCGACGAACCATTTGGGGCATTGGATGAGGCGACACGCGAAGAACTGCAACTGATGTTATTGCAATTGTATGAAGAGAATGTGCGTGCCCGACAGGAAAATCGCGTTCCACCTTACACGGTGATCATCGTCACCCACGAACTGAATGAAGCACTTTTCGTAAGTGATCGCGTCGTTGGCCTATCGCAGTACCACGCCGATGGAGAAAACGGAGCGACCATCGTCTACGACCGACCAGCTCCCATTTTCACGCCGGATCAACCGAAAGACATCGGGGCATTCGTCGAGCAAAAAGAAGAACTGATCCAGGCCGTCTTCAGCCCGAGCTACCAGAGGGATCATCAGAAGTACATCACCTTCTGGAAAGACCACGACAAAGATGCCGTCGCGGCGTCGTCATAA
- a CDS encoding aromatic ring-hydroxylating oxygenase subunit alpha, which yields MSTPSESQSKFYFDPTLPIEAAPTPPSTWYTDPKFFELEKKHVFEKSWIVVGRTDQLPDPGCYFTGDLVGNPYVVLRDDDGNLRAMHNVCRHHAAVVAQESGRACELVCPYHGWTYHLDGKLKKAPHMGRVENFDRQEFSLPPMSVREWGPFILLDLDGPLGGENNPRNLESDIGKMIEPLECLGFEHMKWIHRKVYTLNCNWKAFVDNSLDGGYHVSYAHEQLAEGLDFGGYRTELFERASIQICESSGKDQRLGEQVAYAWLYPNFFINRYGRMMDTNLVIPLSVDRCQVVFDFYADYDDVDEWNAKRTIRKSIAQSHAIQEEDIEICESSQRGLQSISFDRGRYSSKLEQSVHAFHKILWGDIQDDLTP from the coding sequence ATGTCTACCCCCAGCGAATCTCAGTCCAAGTTTTACTTCGATCCGACCTTGCCTATCGAAGCCGCGCCGACGCCACCGTCGACCTGGTATACCGATCCCAAGTTTTTCGAACTCGAGAAGAAGCATGTGTTCGAAAAGTCGTGGATCGTGGTCGGTCGTACGGATCAGTTGCCTGATCCGGGATGCTACTTTACCGGTGACCTGGTAGGTAATCCTTATGTCGTACTTCGTGACGACGACGGAAATCTTAGGGCGATGCATAACGTTTGTCGACATCACGCGGCCGTCGTGGCCCAAGAGTCGGGACGGGCGTGTGAGCTTGTCTGTCCTTACCATGGCTGGACGTACCACTTAGACGGCAAGCTGAAGAAAGCTCCGCACATGGGGCGTGTCGAGAACTTTGATCGTCAAGAATTCTCGCTCCCACCGATGAGCGTCCGCGAGTGGGGACCATTCATTCTGCTTGATCTGGACGGGCCTCTGGGTGGAGAAAACAATCCGCGGAACCTGGAATCGGACATCGGCAAGATGATCGAACCACTCGAGTGCCTTGGTTTCGAGCACATGAAGTGGATCCACCGAAAAGTCTATACACTGAACTGCAACTGGAAGGCATTTGTCGACAACTCGCTCGATGGAGGCTACCACGTTTCCTACGCGCACGAACAGTTGGCCGAGGGGCTCGACTTCGGCGGCTATCGGACGGAATTGTTCGAACGCGCCTCCATTCAAATCTGCGAGTCGAGCGGCAAGGACCAGCGTCTGGGAGAACAGGTCGCCTATGCGTGGCTCTACCCCAACTTCTTCATCAATCGTTACGGGCGAATGATGGATACCAATTTGGTTATTCCGCTGTCCGTGGATCGATGCCAGGTCGTATTCGATTTTTACGCGGACTATGATGATGTCGACGAGTGGAATGCGAAGCGGACAATTCGCAAGTCGATCGCTCAGAGTCATGCCATTCAGGAAGAAGACATCGAGATCTGTGAGTCGAGTCAACGAGGACTCCAATCGATTTCTTTTGATCGCGGTCGATACTCGTCGAAGCTAGAGCAATCGGTTCACGCGTTTCACAAAATCCTGTGGGGCGATATCCAGGATGATTTAACTCCATGA